A single genomic interval of Rhododendron vialii isolate Sample 1 chromosome 3a, ASM3025357v1 harbors:
- the LOC131320194 gene encoding uncharacterized protein LOC131320194, which produces MVGGGNRKDDSLVLNSSNVFAALGTLRKKKKSDKEQQGSSKSKSGLKKKQEEEEEEERKKQQVFWAPTPLTVKSWADVDDEDDDDYYATTAPPQAVWAGAADLEPKAKDSSTPVEQSESEEEGLDDVDDDNEEEEHDHEPEASVERETVVKKLAEVSLVPKDPERQLSKKELKKKELAELDAMLAELGCPKPEASGNDDSHGDVREKKLDNPTGEVEKKENAPGESKSAKKKKKKDKSSKEAKEQQDQPNGTDPTNETDEAAVTEKAEVDTPVVDVKEKIKKVASMKKKKSSKEMDAAAKAAASEAAARNAKLAAAKKKEKNHYNQQPVR; this is translated from the exons ATGGTGGGAGGAGGAAACaggaaggacgactcgttggtTCTGAACAGCTCGAACGTGTTTGCGGCTCTCGGAACCctaaggaagaagaagaagtccgACAAAGAGCAACAAGGCTCGTCGAAGAGCAAGAGCGGTTTGAAGAAGAagcaggaggaggaggaggaggaagagcgcAAAAAGCAGCAGGTTTTCTGGGCTCCGACGCCGCTCACGGTGAAGTCCTGGGCCGATGTTGATGACGAGGATGATGACGATTACTATGCCACCACGGCTCCGCCTCAGGCCGTTTGGGCCGGTGCCGCGGATCTGGAGCCTAAGGCCAAGGATAGCTCCACCCCGGTAGAG CAAAGTGAGAGTGAAGAAGAAGGTcttgatgatgttgatgatgataACGAGGAAGAAGAACATGACCATGAACCCGAAGCGTCAGTAGAAAGGGAGACGGTTGTTAAGAAGCTTGCTGAAGTTTCTTTGGTGCCCAAAGATCCGGAAAGGCAGCTTTCAAAgaaggaattgaagaagaaggagcTTGCAGAACTTGATGCCATGCTTGCTGAACTGGGATGTCCCAAGCCTGAGGCCAGTGGCAATGATGACTCCCATG GTGATGTACGAGAGAAGAAGCTAGATAATCCCACTGGAGAGGTGGAGAAGAAGGAGAATGCTCCTGGGGAGAGCAAAAgcgcaaagaagaagaagaagaaggataaGTCCTCAAAGGAGGCTAAAGAACAGCAGGATCAGCCCAATGGCACTGACCCCACAAATGAAACTGATGAAGCTGCTGTGACTGAGAAGGCAGAAGTAGATACACCTGTTGTTGATGTGAAAGAGAAGATAAAGAAAGTGGCatcaatgaagaagaagaaatcgagCAAGGAGATGGACGCTGCTGCAAAAGCTGCTGCCAGCGAGGCTGCTGCTAGGAATGCAAAGCTTGCTGCtgcaaagaaaaaggagaagaaccACTACAACCAGCAGCCAGTGCGGTAA
- the LOC131320195 gene encoding omega-hydroxypalmitate O-feruloyl transferase → MAPWVQELHFPHLDTIPITIDRTFPVMPAGPIPVSPGETLYLSNLDDMIGSRVLTPTVYFYKSNEHNSHPPVMKTLLDALARVLVPYYPFSGRLREVENGKLEVFFGPDQGVLMIEAHSDIALANLGDLTVPNPSWAPLVYKFPNEGPFNVIDTPLLIAQVTFFSCGGFSLGLRTCHCLSDGLGAMQFLAAWSSTAKAGVSVTNPNPCWEREIFRPREPPLVEYPHFEFMRIEDMSSLSTTLWNNKMVQKCYRISRECQTHLKNLTRSAKGSAFTTFDAMAAHVWRSWVKSLDVKPLDSNLRLTFSVNARQKVKNPNLIDGFYGNVVCLACAMSTAKLVKGCLSEVTKLVHGARIGISEEYLRSTIDYLEVERPRRMEFDGKLSITQWTRFSIYESADFGWGKPVYAGPIDLTPTPQVCVFLPEGEADSSGAMLVCICLPEPVTDKFQEFLSLMD, encoded by the coding sequence ATGGCTCCATGGGTTCAAGAGCTTCATTTCCCTCACCTCGATACCATCCCCATAACTATAGATCGTACCTTTCCTGTCATGCCGGCCGGTCCAATTCCGGTCTCCCCCGGCGAAACCCTCTACCTCTCAAACCTAGACGACATGATCGGATCACGTGTTTTAACCCCAACAGTATATTTCTACAAGTCGAATGAACATAATTCCCACCCACCTGTTATGAAAACGTTACTTGACGCTCTTGCTAGAGTTTTAGTCCCATACTACCCTTTCTCAGGCAGGCTCAGAGAGGTGGAAAATGGGAAACTGGAGGTGTTTTTTGGACCAGACCAGGGGGTACTAATGATAGAAGCCCACTCAGATATTGCCTTAGCTAATCTAGGTGACCTTACAGTCCCAAACCCTTCATGGGCACCATTAGTGTACAAGTTTCCCAATGAAGGACCATTCAATGTTATTGACACTCCATTACTAATAGCACAAGTGACTTTTTTTAGCTGTGGTGGCTTTAGCCTTGGCTTGAGAACTTGTCATTGCCTTTCTGATGGGCTTGGTGCGATGCAATTCCTTGCTGCTTGGTCTTCAACTGCGAAAGCTGGGGTTTCTGTAACAAACCCTAATCCATGCTGGgagagagaaatttttcggCCGCGTGAACCCCCTCTTGTTGAATACCCACATTTTGAGTTTATGAGAATTGAAGATATGTCTAGCCTATCAACGACTCTTTGGAATAACAAGATGGTTCAAAAGTGTTACCGGATTAGCAGGGAATGCCAAACCCATCTAAAGAACCTTACCAGATCAGCCAAGGGTTCTGCATTCACCACCTTTGATGCCATGGCTGCTCATGTCTGGAGATCTTGGGTTAAATCACTTGATGTAAAGCCTCTAGATTCGAATCTACGTCTAACATTTTCAGTTAATGCTAGGCAAAAGGTCAAAAACCCAAATTTGATTGACGGGTTTTATGGTAATGTCGTGTGCTTGGCATGTGCCATGAGCACGGCTAAGCTTGTCAAGGGTTGTCTCTCAGAGGTGACCAAGTTGGTTCATGGGGCTCGGATAGGCATTTCGGAAGAGTATTTAAGGTCAACAATAGATTATCTTGAGGTGGAGAGGCCAAGGAGGATGGAATTTGATGGGAAATTGTCAATAACCCAATGGACTAGGTTTTCAATCTACGAATCAGCGGATTTTGGATGGGGAAAGCCTGTATATGCCGGTCCAATTGACCTGACTCCAACACCACAAGTTTGTGTCTTTCTCCCCGAGGGGGAGGCTGATTCCAGCGGGGCAATGTTGGTTTGCATTTGCTTGCCGGAGCCGGTTACCGATAAATTCCAAGAGTTTTTGAGTCTTATGGATTGA